From Miscanthus floridulus cultivar M001 chromosome 15, ASM1932011v1, whole genome shotgun sequence, the proteins below share one genomic window:
- the LOC136508149 gene encoding uncharacterized protein produces the protein MAKKKSASAAANGNGSHAAAAPPAKAAAEVAPAAPDARDWKAEQLKALNTMLLKEATERRGQVAALTARLDELSADDAALAAAERAVARAALAAPLSAAAAEVAALRARLAAVQESLRGAESRAALEAAARGEADARLEAAAVEMARSLELIREKEAEVAAVSKKISRLEAVVAELEGRNSELFGEKGELAEKLEEAKEAVRMVSGEKAEVERSLQEFRKVAEAYQLEMEAKVKAKVEELKVLSAKKAVVDSRVHILEAELVAALSKTGELEAEVLAKQRESDLVKGENDKLQSEVLAANNKYNSSVANIESLRIELSALVKEKEAAAKAFDAEKARLVSQLVDLKKKVEQIRADKETAEGAIHEKDAHASKLRAEFEDLQASMSRLQVSCDDLDTKRSRLHDEKTSVVKALDAEKAEAAKLRLKIEELENCSGEKDGDIRKLKAALDEKKGKIDTLSKEIVLLQLAVAEAQKKGGIWTWLYAATTTMVAAISLIYATRSN, from the coding sequence ATGGCCAAGAAGAaatccgcctccgccgccgcgaaTGGCAACGGCAGCcacgccgccgcggcgccgccggcGAAGGCGGCCGCGGAGGTCGCGCCGGCGGCACCGGACGCGCGGGACTGGAAGGCGGAGCAGCTGAAGGCGCTCAACACCATGCTgctcaaggaggcgacggagcggCGCGGGCAGGTGGCGGCGCTGACGGCGCGCCTCGACGAGCTCTCCGCCGACGACGCCGCGCTGGCCGCCGCCGAGCGCGCCGTGGCGCGGGCCGCGCTCGCCGCGCCGCtcagcgccgccgctgccgaggTCGCCGCGCTCCGGGCGCGCCTCGCCGCCGTCCAGGAGTCGCTCAGGGGCGCGGAGTCGCGGGCGGCGCTCGAGGCGGCCGCCAGGGGCGAGGCCGACGCGCGGCTCGAGGCGGCCGCCGTTGAGATGGCGCGGTCGCTGGAGCTGATCCGTGAGAAGGAGGCGGAGGTGGCCGCCGTGTCGAAGAAAATCTCAAGACTGGAGGCCGTGGTGGCGGAGCTGGAGGGCAGGAACTCCGAGCTGTTTGGCGAGAAGGGTGAGTTGGCGGAGAAGCTGGAGGAGGCCAAGGAGGCTGTTCGGATGGTGTCCGGCGAGAAGGCGGAGGTGGAGAGGAGCCTGCAGGAGTTCAGGAAGGTGGCTGAGGCTTATCAGTTGGAGATGGAGGCTAAGGTGAAAGCAAAGGTGGAGGAACTGAAGGTTCTGAGTGCTAAGAAGGCAGTGGTGGATTCAAGGGTGCACATTTTGGAGGCGGAGCTGGTTGCTGCCCTGTCTAAAACAGGGGAATTGGAGGCTGAGGTGTTGGCTAAGCAGAGGGAGTCTGATTTGGTGAAAGGAGAAAACGATAAGCTTCAGTCAGAGGTGTTAGCAGCCAATAACAAATACAACTCGTCTGTTGCAAACATTGAAAGTCTCAGGATTGAACTGAGTGCATTGGTGAAGGAGAAAGAGGCCGCTGCTAAGGCATTTGATGCTGAGAAGGCTAGACTTGTGAGTCAATTGGTGGAtctgaagaagaaggtggagcaaATCCGGGCTGACAAGGAAACAGCTGAGGGAGCCATTCATGAGAAGGATGCTCATGCCAGTAAGCTGAGGGCTGAATTTGAGGACCTTCAGGCTTCCATGTCCCGGCTCCAAGTATCCTGTGACGACCTTGACACCAAGCGCTCACGCCTACATGATGAGAAGACTTCAGTTGTAAAGGCTCTCGATGCTGAGAAGGCTGAAGCAGCGAAGCTGAGGTTGAAAATCGAGGAGCTCGAGAACTGCAGTGGTGAGAAGGATGGTGACATCAGGAAGCTGAAGGCAGCATTGGATGAGAAGAAGGGGAAAATCGATACCCTGAGCAAGGAGATTGTGCTTCTGCAGCTCGCAGTGGCTGAGGCTCAGAAGAAGGGTGGCATCTGGACATGGCTGTATGCTGCAACCACAACAATGGTAGCTGCCATCTCTTTGATCTATGCCACCAGGTCCAACTGA